The segment GTTGGTCCGCGAGATTCAAAAGCGCGCACCTGGGCGCACCGACGTAGTGGACGCCTTGCAAGCAATCGCTGCCACGCTGCCGCAGATTCGCCCAGCCGGCACCGAACTCTCCGAAGCCATCGCGACGTATCTGCATGAGTATGCCGGCCGGGCGGACGCTGTCGTCCTGCGTTCTGGCGTAGTCGACGGTCGCCCGGAGTTCAGGATCCTCCGCCAAGCGGCCCGCCAAGTCCGATACCAGCTGATCCAATTGGCGAAAGCCGTTTCGTCGCTGCGCAGCTCACTGAGTGACGTCGCGGGAACTGGATCCGCCCGACAACGTCTCCGCGGGTATGCCGAACGTCTCGACAATGCCATCAATCTCCTCGAGACACTCGGACCGCTACCAGACAGCCACCTGTGGGTGTACCGACTGGCCGCCGAGGAGGACGATCCCGCCGCGTGGACTTATGAGCGGCTCCCGATCCATATTTTCCCGGAGTTCAAGCAGTGGGTTGTCGATCGAACACATTCGACGGTGCTCTGCTCGGCAACGTTGACGGTTGAGCACCGCTTCGACTACACCGCCTCCCGACTTGGCGTCCGTATTGATCCCGAACCAGGCGACGACGATTTCCGAGCCCTTCGCTTGGCATCGCCGTTCGATTACCAGAACCAATCGGTGGTAGTGCTCACCAACCACCTTCCGGTGCCGATCCCGGTCAACGAGCGGGAGTTCTGTGAAGAGATGGCGGCAGACCAGGCCGGATTTCTGTCACTGGCCGGGGGTCGGACGCTCACCCTCTTCGCTGCCCGAAAGCGCATGGATGCAGTGGCAGACGGAGTCCGCACAAAAACCGCGGAACTTGCGCAGCGCGGCGTTGAGCTGCTCGTCCAAGGCGAGCTCGGCCGATCACAGATCGCACACCGATTTCGGAACGAACAGGGAACCGTTCTGTACGGACTCAAGTCGTACTGGGAAGGGTTCGACGCACCCGGAGAGACCCTGTCCTACCTATTCATCGAGAAGCCACCCTACCCGCATCCCGACGATCCACTCGTGTCCGCACGGCAACGAGCGATCGCTGAACGCGGCGGAGATCCGTTCCTCGACTACGTACTCCCCATGACTGCCATGCAGTTCACCCAGGGCTTCGGGCGCCTCATTCGGTCCGAGACGGACAAGGGCGCGGCACTGATTTGTGATCGCCGACTGCACGCGCCGACTCAAGCACAACGGGTCATGCTGGGCTCGCTTCCGGGGCCAGCGATACACGAATCCCAGGACCGTGACGACGCGTGGACTCGCGCTATCGAATTCGTCACTGGAGAAGCTCCCGATCTGTCGACCGCGATCTCATTCGGGCGCGACGACGTCACACAACTGCTCGAGTCGCTTCGCCTCATCGAGGGGGAGGATCCGACCGCCAAACTCATCGAAGCAGCCGAGAAGCTGTTCGGCATTGCCGAACTGCATCCAAAGCAACTCGAAGTGATGCAAGCGATCATCGACGGCAGAGATGTTGTCGCCATTCTTCCGACAGGATTCGGAAAGTCGGTGTGCTTCCAGCTGCCGGCGCTCCTCGCGCCTCAGGCCCGCGCGACGGTGGTGGTGTCTCCGCTGGTGGCACTCATCAAAGATCAGGTCAACGATCTTCGCGGCCGCCGAGGCATCCGTCCGGTTCAAGGAATCACCGGTACGACCTCTCGGGTTGTGCAAACTGAGATCCTGCGCGACACCGCCAAAGGTGACGTGCGCTTGCTCTACGTCTCTCCCGAGCGTCTAGCGCGCGACCCAGTGCTACGCGGGGCGCTCGGACGCCAACAGCTGAACCGTGTCATTGTTGATGAAGCGCACTGCATTTCAGTATGGGGCCACGATTTCCGTCCGGAGTTTCGGCAGGTCCCGGCATCGGTCGCCTCGTTCGACACGCGACCGCCCCGCGCCGGCCTAACCGCGACAGCAACACCTGACGTCGAGGTTGATATTACCGGCGCGTTGGACATGGTCGAACCCGTGAGTGTTCGCGAGCCCAGCGACCGCCAGAATCTCAGATTTCGCGTCGTGCATTGCGCCGATGAACGTGACCGCGCGCGGGAGTTGCTCCGGTTCGTCACGTGGTGCGCCGGCGTTCCCGGCATCGTCTACGTCTCCAAACGCGCTCTTGCAGAGGAAATTGCGGCGTTGCTCCGACGAGCCGGATACTCCGCCCGGCCGTATCACGCCGGTATGGTGCCCGAACAGCGGGATGCTGTGCAAGAGGACTTCGATTCCGACACCACGCAAATCATCGTGGCGACTAAGGCTTTCGGCATGGGCATCAACAAGCCGAACATCGGCTGGGTGCTGCATTACGACCTCACAGATTCACTGGACGGCTACGCACAGGAAGCCGGCCGCGCAGCACGATCCCGCGACCTCACAGGCAATTGTGTTCTCCTTTACACTAACTCGGATCTTGCCCGGCGCCGCCGGCTCATCGAAGCGAACAGCACGAAGGCGGATGCAGCGATCACTCAACGGCTGCTGGCTCTTCTGTGGACATGTACCGAGCGACGCGACAGCCGTGTGTTCGACATCGATGAGGTCGCCGACCAGCTTGGCATCGATGATGACGAAGTCAATGTGCACTTGGCCCAGCTTGAACGTGTCGGAGCGCTAGAGCAAGAACTGGATTGCTCAGCGCGCGGCACCGTTGATGTCGGTTTTCGCGAACCCGAAGATGAGCGTGAGCGCACGCTGTTCCGAGAGCTCTTCTACCGGGCCCATCGGGCGCGGCCGAATGTCCGGATTCAGATCGACTTCCAACAGCTAAAGGACGCGCACGGCTACGACCCCGACGACCTTGAACGACAACTCATCGATTGGTCCCTCGACCGCTTGGTGACCTTTTCGAGTTCACGCCGACTTCGCCGCGTGCGTCTGCTCAAGCGCGTCGCCCCGGAAGATGTGCTGGCGCGTGAGTCTGCCCGCTGGAAGTGGTGGCAGAAGCGTCGCCTTCAGGCGATGATCGACTACGCCACAAATGAATCGGACTGCCGTCGGATCATCGTTGGCCGACACTTCGGTGACGAGATCGCCGACTGTGGAAGCCGCGATATCGTCACATGCGACATCTGCGAAGGCACGCCGGCGCCGTGGGCATCGACTCCAGATCACCTGGTTCCCGATCCTGAACTCCTCGTCAACGCCGAACTCACTGCCCTACAGGCGATCGCGTGGTCGTCGTCGTACCGCCGCGGCGCCTACGGCGAGGCCAGTTTGAAAGCGGCCGTGCTGGGCCGAGAATCCCTCGGTGAGGGCCGGCCACTGGGCGCCGGCGTTCTCAGTTGCCCGCAGTTCGGCGCGCTGCGGCACGTCCGCAATGGCGAACGCCGTTGGGACGAAACCGTGCACAACCTGCTTGACAAGGGCCTGATCGAGCGACGTGCCGTCGAACGAGAAGCGACACGCACGGCGTACCAGAGTTTGGCACTCACCGCCCTTGGGGCACAAACACTCGGCGTACCGGGAGCACAATGATCGAGAAGCGCATCACCCAGCCGCTACTGGAGTCAGGCCAGCTGACTCTCACCGAACGAGAGTGCAGTGCGCTCACCCTGCCGGAACACAGCAGCAGCATCGATCTCGAACTCGAGGGCGAGCCGTTCCACGCCCAGTGGAGTGGCCGCAGCCGTCAACTGACCGGCGACGTCCTCACCGAGCGACTGCAGGACTACGGCCAGGACGGAGGGCTGCTTCGGCTGCGGCTGGTCGACCAGGTGTACCGACTTCAGTTGCTGCCCCCTGGGACGGCCAGCCAATTGACCGTTGCTCCACCACCCGCGCCGATCACCACCCGCGCGAAAGCAACCAAGACCAAGCGTCGCGCAACGGTCGACCGACAGTTTCATGCCGACACCGAGTACGACTGGGGCACCGGCGGTACAAAGACCATCGGGTTCCTTGCGGCAGCCAAAGAACTTCTAGGCGATCAGCTCAAGGCCGCTGGGTTTGATCCATTGGAACTCGTTGAACTTCGTCTTCAAGGCGAAGAACTAGCGACTTTGGATGATTTCGAAGAGCTCCTCGCTGTCGACGTCGCCAACGTGGACCGGATGCCACATCAGGAATCGGTTGCGCGTCATGCGCTATCCCGTCTGCGAGGACGAGCGGTGCTGGCCGACGAGGTCGGCCTCGGCAAGACCATTGAGGCAGGTCTGGCCGTCAAGGAGCTGGCGTTGCGTGGCCTAGCGAAACGTGTCCTCATTCTGTGCCCGGCTCCGCTGCGCGAACAGTGGCGTGACGAAATGAACCAGAAGTTCGATCTTGCCTTCGACATCGCTTACCGAGGGCCTGAGATCAAACAACAAGACAAACTGATTCTTAGCCTGACCCTCGGTAGATCGAACGCCGACCAACTGACCAAAAAGCCCTGGGATGTCGTGATTATCGACGAGGCTCATCGGGCGGCCGGTCAAGGTGCCAGAAAAACACGGGACCTCATCACTTCGCTGACCACCGCCTGCCGCTATGCATTCTTTCTTACTGCTACACCAGTGCAGAACGACCTGCTCGAGCTGTACCGGCTGGTCGAACTTCTGCGCCCGGGAACATTCGAATCGGTCAATGCTTTCAAACGTCAGTTCATGCAGTCATACGATCCACGGACGCCGAACGACCCTGCCGCTCTACGCAGGCTGATCAGTAGCGTGATGGTTCGAACCACACGGGCCCAGGCTGGTGTCGACCGCGTTACCCGCCGCGCGGTAGATGTGCCGGTCGACCTCGGGCCGCGCGAGCGCGAACTGTATGCCCTCAGCACGGACTTGCTTCGAAATGTTATGCGCGACTCCGGGGACACGATGCGCCGCAGGAGCCTCGCGCTTCGACTGACGGCGAGCCCCTTCTCGATGGGGACCACTGCGCTGCGGATGGCTGATCGACACCCAGACCATCGGGTCCGCGAAGTTCTTGGTCGCGTCGGCCATTTGGCGATGGACATCCAGGGCTCAGCCCGCGAGAACAAAGCCATCGAGATCACCCGCAAATGGCTTCGCGACCACGGCCGGGTCCTGATCTTCACCCAACACACGGACACCGTCACCGGACTACTGCGGCGGATGGCAACCGAAGGCATAGTCGCGCGAAGCTTTCACGGCTCAATGTCCGCGAGCGAACGCGCTGCCACTATTGCAGCATTCAGATCAGGCGACGCGCCCGTGATGATCTCAACCGACGCAGGAGCCGAAGGCCAGAACCTCCAGTTCTGCAACTGCGTATTGAACTACGACTTACCGTGGAATCCGATGCGGATCGAGCAACGGATCGGTCGCGTCGATCGATTGACCCAGCCAAAAGACGAAGTTCACATCGCAAATCTCTACGCACGCGGCACGATCGACGAAAGCGTCTACAAACTGCTGGCGGAAAAGCTTCGCATGTTCGAGCTGCTCTTTGGCCAGGTGACAACGATCCTCGGTGAACTTGACGAAGCTAAGTCCGCGACCTTCGAGACCCGCGTCCTTGAGGCACTTTTCGCAGACAACGACAAGAAGATGGAGGGGCTGCTCGGCAAGCTTGGCACCGAACTTGTACACGCCCGGGAGAAGGCGTCTGAGCTCATCGCCGCCGACAGCGGCCTCAGTAACTGGATGGCAGAGGCCTTCGAGCACCGCAAGGGTCTGACAAAAGCCGGCAGTAATGAACTCGCACCAGAGGCGATCGAGCGCGCCCGGATGCGACAGCGCCGTGTTCAGAGCTGGGTTCGCAGTGTGCTTAAAGCGCTTGATGTGCAACTGCTTCACGACACAGGCGAGGGCGATGGCGCATTCCTCACAGCGCATTTCGACGAGGAGTTTGACGCAGAGCTTGGCGGTCGCACGCTGATGCACCTCGCCTTCGACCGACTGGGCTTGGAACACCACCCCGATGCCGAACTATGCGCCGTTGGGTCGCCGGTTTTCGACGAGCTGCTCGGACTACTTCGGGTGCGCGGAGACATGCACGCTACTGTGCCGATCATCCCCGACGATATTGGCGGTAGCCCACTCAAGCACGCACCCAACGTGACGCTGACGCGACGTCGCCTGGTCCCGTCTGGCTCATGGAGCGGACAGGCAACATATCGCGCCACGATCGGTGAAGCCGAGACCACGGAGCACCTCATTACCGCGGACATCAACGGTCACAGCCAACAGCGGCTCGACCGACGTCCGTTGCAGGACGGCGAAACCCTCCCCTCTGCCTTCGACACCCCGTCAAAAGTCATCGCTGCATTCGAAAAGGCTGCGACGAGTCAACTCGAACGGCTCCGCCGCGACCGGTCGAAGAAGGTTGAGTCGGACCAGGCGATCGAGCTCGATCGCATCACTAACGGTTACAGGGCTCAAATTGCCGAGGCCACGGGTGAGGACCGAGCGCGTCTCCAGCGCGCCCTGCGGTCCGAGGAACGCCGATTGAACCGTCAACCCGATGTACGTGCTCGCGCCAAGGTACTGGCTTTGACACTCGACGAAGACGATTGGCTTGCCGAAGAAACGTGGGCGGGGCCGAATGGTTCCGAGACCACACTCACGTATGCCTGGGAGGATCCCGAGCCGCCGCTCGTCGAGAGCGATGCGTCGGGCAACCCGATCGACGTTCTAGCGCTCTGCTCCGACTCCCATACCGTCGACGAGTCTGAAGCGCTGCATTGTGGTTCGTGTGACCATGTGCGGTGCAAGGCTTGTGGCGTCGATGCTGAGTTCGCCGATTGTCCGTTGTGCGGTACCGACTCATGTGGCGTGTGCCGCACGGCCACCGGCGGGCTCTGCCGGCCGTGTGCATCGCCAACCCGCGCCCCAGACCTCGACGAGGAGTTTGCGATCGGCTGGCGCCTGAACGGCGGCGCCACGCTCCTTGTTGGACCTCGTGTCGCTGAGTTGGTCCGACCAAGCGGTTGGAGTCACGTGCTGGTGCCCGACGGGGATGTTGAAGACCGCAATCGCCAACGCATGCGGTCCTACGCGAAGCAACACGGCCTACCGCTGGACTCCGGCGTGGCGTTTCGCAATCTGACAGACCGCGCGGACTCCGACAACGTGAATCGTGTGCGACTCAAGACGTCAAGCGCTGTCGCGGTCGAGCATTCTATCTCTGCCGGGGGCGGCACAGGCATCAACGCCTCCGCGATCGATGACATTGCCGACGGACCTGCAGTAGAAGCATTGTCGGAACGCACATTCCACGTTGAGTCGCTCTTGCAGAGTTTGCGCTCTCAGGTGCCGCCTCCGCTGCCGCCAGCTGTCGTAGTGACTTATCGATCGACGTTTGACGATATGTATCTTGATTCCGATGGCCTAGCCAGAGAACACTCGGTCACCGACGATGACGGTTCGCTCAAGGTTGTCCAAACTGAGTCAGTACCGTTCTCCTGGTATCAACCGCTGACACATAGCTCCGACCTGGCGGCCGCGGATCTTGGGGGCCTTCGCGTCTCGCTGCAGCGGCGCAACGAATGCGTCCTCGTCCAGTGCCGAGATGCCATCGATGCATCTGTTCAACAGTGGGCAGCTCTCCCTCACGGGCACAACCTGAATGCAGAGCTCGGTTGGTTCCGCTACCTCGAATCACTTGGAATGCCGGGAGGACGGCTGGGGAAGTTTACTGAGGAAGTTCTCACCCTGGTGACACCGTTCCCGGTGCCCTCTGAGTGCGAACTCATCGACCGGACAATCAAGCCCGTGACCGTACTTGCGGAATCCGCGCCTGGCGACGAGCTGGTCTCCGCCAATGACTCGATGCTGGAGTTGGTAGGCCATACGCCCGACGCTACAGCGGGCCGGAGCATTGCAGCTCTGCCCGCTGCGATGAACCATGATCTGCTACAACGAGTTGCCCGTTCTTACACCGCTGCACTCCGCAACGGACTCGAAATCACCGAGGTATGGCAAGGCCACGGCCGGGCTACGCACCGGTATTCCGTCTTCAATGGTCACGCACTAGCGCCGGTTCTTAACGATGGCCAAGACCGCGAGTCAAACTTTGGCGTCTGCCGTGACGGCCACTTCTACGCGGCAGGGACAGCCGCTCTGTGCGGCTCATGTGACTCCTGGGCCTGCCGGGCGTGCGACGAGATTACAGGGCTGGCGTCATTGACCTGCTCGGGCTGCTCCGTGTCAGTGTGCCAGCGTTGTGCAGCTACAGAGCACGCAGTCCCGATAGCATCGTGCGTTGTTTGCCGGGATCACGCTTGCTCTGACTGCGGCCGTGATCCGTCCGTCATCGGTTGCGAGATGTGCGGGCGCGATGTCTGTCGCTCATGTCGGTCCGACAAGACCTGCAAGGCCTGTGCACATCTCGCTCCCGCGGCGGAGGAACAACTTGCTGAACTTCCTGTTGAGCTCATCGCGGCGGGAGCGACAGTGCTCATAGGCTCAGACCCCGACGCCACCGTCGTGGTGCTCAATCGGGGCGGTGCATACGAGCAGGCGATCATCCGGAATGGTTTAGTCACCCGCTGGACCGCTTTCGGCCGATCAACGATCAACCACGAGTACGAATTGCGGTTGGCAGCCAGCCGACAGGCCGGTACCCAGGTCGTTCCCGTACGAGCTGCGAAGACCCTTGCTGCGACGCTGTCCGATCCGCACATCGTCGTCGCCGCGGATTCTTCGTACTTTCCTGCATGGTCAATGCCAGAAAAGGCGCTTCACGGCAGATCGACGACTTCGTTCGGTCGGCCGGAGTCTGACCTGATGCAGTCCGTTGTGAAAGAGTTTCCGACGCCAGCAGTGCTACCGCATCCAGACTTCACCACGCCGCCCGCAATGAAGTCCGTCTTCAGTGCAATGGATCGACCCTCGCCCATTCACCTCGAAGTGGGTTGGGAGAGATCTGGTTTCGAGTTTGCAGTAACGTCGAAAGGCATCTTGTGCCGGCACTTTGACGGAACCGAGGAACAGAGCGCATTCACAGCTTGGACCTGGGCAGACGCGCCCACGATGCGCTGGGTTTCGGAGGCCTGGGAACCGGCACCCTCCATCCGCGCGCATGCACTGTCATCGGAAGTCGAAGCTGCGCTTGTGAGCATTGCGTCGCTGTGGGCACTGGGCGTACGCACACCTCAAGGAACACGTTGGTACAGAGTGCGGGCTTCCGATTCTGCCGTGGCCGCAACCGCTCTTTCGCGGTGGATGGGGCTCGACGACGCAGACGAGGTCGGTGTCTTCACCGATCCGAAGGCCGTCAGACTCTCCCAAGCGAGAAATGCTGCTCGGGTAGACGTTACGACCCGTCCGGCAGGATCCCTGAAAGCTGGAGTGAAAACCGCTTCAAGTAATGCGGCGAAGGCGCTGTCCGCGTGGGCGCCGCCGGCGGGAACGAAACAGCCGGAACTTCAACAATTGCCGCAGCCATTGAAGCTGGGGTTGGAGCAGTTAATCGGCCCTGTCCTCAACTGGATGCAACTCGACGTCGGCGCACACGTTGAGCAGTTGACAACAATGCCCAACGGGCATGACTGGTTGTACCAACGCACCCTTCCGGCGGGACAGATTGACGCGCGTCGAACCAACGCAACGTCGGGCCACGTGCTCGACGAAGGCGTAATCGACCGCGAAGGACATTTCGGCGTCGCGTCGACGCAATGCCAGTACTGCGGCGGAATGACCTGCGCCGTCTGCACGTCCAAAACCGTGGCCTGCGACTGCTGCGCAATCGACATCTGCAAGCTTTGCATCAGAGAGCCCCACGACAATCTGTGGCTATGCCCGGCGTGCATTGGGACGCGACGGCCCAATCGGAGCGAGGCCAGGGAGCATGGACGATTACTGTCCACACGCCGAATGCTCATCGGTAACGATCCGCGACACGCGGTCGTATTCGAACGTTCGAAACAACATTGGACACGTCGTGATGCTGCCGGAGGAGCAAAGCAACTGATCGCTAATCCATCAGTCACCGAGTACCTGGACGGACGGTTGGCGCAGGCCGAGTAGCAATCGTTGGCGGGGCGCACCTTTTCCACGAGGCATCTCGCCGTAAACAAATTTTTCGCAAGGCAGTGACCACATCTACCGAACAACAAGATTCAGGGGCGAATGCAGTGCGATTCCTGACATGGAACATTCAAAGCGGTGGCGGCAACCGCATCGAGATGATCGTCGACGAAATTGCTAAACTTGAGCCAGACGTAGTTGGGCTTACCGAAGTGAGGCACGGCAACCTAGGCTCGCTGCGTGGCGCACTACACCAGCGCGGCTACGAGTTCATCGAAACAACGTGCTCCACCGGCAGCACCAACAGTGTCCTCATCGCGTCAAAGCTTCCCCTCAAGTCTATTGACGAACCAGTCGCCCATGACCCCGAGCGCTGGCTACCTCTGCAAGTCGCCGAGAGCGATCTTCACATCCTGTGTGTTCACATTCCTGGCGGCACCGACAACAAGTTCGGTGCCGACGGCTTGGGTATGTCGGGAAAGAAGCGGAAAGAACTCCTGTGGGACGAGGTCATTGCATATGCTCGACGGCACCGTGATCAGCGCGTCGTCTTGCTAGGCGACTTCAACACCGGTCTGCCGGAAGATGCGCAAGGAACGCCCTTCGTCCTGTCTGACTACATTCGTGTGTTGCGTCTTGAAAAGTACGTTGACACTTGGCGGAACCGCAATCCGAAAGCGCGCGAATACACGTGGTACACGAAGCGGAAGAACAAAGAGACACAGACCTCGGACGACTACAACGGTTTCCGGCTCGACTACATCTTCGTTTCACCGACCCTTCGTGACCGAGTTGTCGACGCCAGACATGTTCACGATGTGCGGATCAACAAGGTATCGGACCACGCGATTGTCCTGGTGACGAGTCCCCGTTACTGAGTCCACCCGGTTTTGGAGTCGGGTTGGTGTAATCCGTTCTCAGTTGATGCTGCAGGCCACCGGGGTATGGGTGCACCTGCACGCCGCAGCGTACTCGGCCGGTGTGCGGTAGCCCAGGGCCGAGTGGCGGTGTCGATGGTTGTGTTCGTGCTTGAAGTCGCCGATGACCACGCGGGCCTCGAACAGCGTGTTCCAGTAGTTGCGGTTGAGGCATTCCTTCCGGAGTCGGTTGTTGAACGATTCGATGTAGCCGTTGTCCCACGGGCAACCCGGCGGGATGTACACCATTCCGGTCTTGTTTTCGCAGAACCGTTGCAGCGCTTGAGAAACCATCTCCGGTCCATTGTCCATCCGAAGCACCTTCGGTGGGCCGCCACGAGCGGCGAACACCTTCGTGAGTTCCTCGACCAGCCGCTCGCCAGTGATCGAGCGCTCCACCACATTCAGTAGCGATTCGCGGGTGTGCTCGTCGATCATCGACGCGATCTTGATGGCCTTACCGTCGATGGTGGAGTCGAACTGGAAGTCGATCGCCCACACCACCTTCGGCGCATCGGCGAGGATCGGCGGCACTGAGGACACCCCGGCCCGCTTGCGGGGCGAGACGACCTTGACCTGTAGGCCTTCTTCGCGCCAGAGCCGGTGGATCTTCTTCTTATTGACCTCACGGCGCTCGTCGTAGCGCAACGCCGCCCAAGCACGCCGAAACCCGTGGCACGGGTGTTTGGTGGCGTAGCCGCGCAGCCAAGCCCTCATGTCGGCATCCGGATCGGTCGGAGTCTGCGCCAACGGCAGGCGACGGTAGGTAGAGCGGGCCAGCCCAACAGCTTTGCACGCCAACCGTTCCGACATGCCCAAGGTCTCCTTGAGCATGTCCACGGCGCGGCGCTTGGCAGCTGGGCTCAGAATTTTCCCTTAGCGACCTCCCGCAGGGCGTCCTTCTCAAGTTCGGCGTCGGCCAGCAGCCGCTTGAGGCGGGCGTTCTGATCGCGCAGCTCCTTGAGTTCCTTGGCGGCGTCGGTGTCCATGCCGCCGTACGTGCGCCGCCAGTTGTACAGCGTCGCCGGCGAGACCTGCAGCTCGGCGGCGATCTCCTCACCGGTCTTACCTTCGGCAGCCAACTCATCTGCCCGGCGCAGCTTGCGCACGATGTCCTCCGCGGAATTCCGCTTCCGACCAGCCATGTGTTCATCGTCCCTTCTGGCCCGACATCGGGCCACAGGACTCTAAAACTGGTCGGACTCATTCAGCGGGAACACGCCACTTGCAGACGTGGATGTGACGACGTGACTCAGACGTCCCCCGGCGATTTGCCACGGAAGAGAATCCCTGTCCTTCGCGTTCGCGACACTCCCCAGCGACGGGCCGTCATAGCTCGCTATGACGAGTTCGAGAGGCGTACCAGTCCTTCTGTCCCACGCTTCTTGAGCATCACTGAGTTCGCGCATTATTTCGGACTCCCGGGGTCGACCTCGTTGAAGGCACAAGTGCTGCCCGAACCAGACGCGATAATCGGAAGCATCAAGGGCTGGTCACGGTCAACGGTCGATACGTGGGCCGCCAAGCCGCGAAGCGCTCCAAACGAATGTACCGCCGTCGGAGCCCGGTACCTAAGTCGGACGGAGGTCGCGAAAGTCCTCGGATTCGTGTCTGTCGATTCGATGTCGAAGTTCCCGCTTCCGGAGCCCGACGCCATCATCGGAGAAATCAAGGGCTGGAGACTGTCTAAGATCGAAGAGTTGAGTGCCGCAAGACGGCCCGGTCGCGGTCGCCCCGCAATTCAGCGCGTCGCGACGAGACGAGCTCCTGAGCGCCAGCGCGCCCTAGCTAACGGCAATCCCCACGAAAGCCCCGATTCGGTGTCGGATCGACCGGCTTGGACTTACTTGGAGTAGCAGCAGAGGCCATCGGGCAGCGGCTCGAAGCGCACTAGTCGACAATTCCCAACCGCCGCGCCAAATCCGCCCCACCCACCGCCGCGATGAACTCCGGGTCCCCACAAACCACCAACTGATCCCGCGCCCGTGACAACCCGACGTACAGCCGCTCCCGGGACCGCTCGAACGCGGACTGCTCATTGACCACCAACACCACCGCACGTCGCTCGAGACCCTTGAATCCGAGCACATGGCCGTAGAACACCTGCTCGGCGTCCCAGAAGCTGTCCCAGTATGCGGCGCTGCCTGCGGCCTGGCGCTCACGCTGCTCCGGATGCCTTGTCCCGGTCGTCAACAGCGCCACATCCTCGGGCCGCCAGCCCTCCTCCAGCAAGATCTCCACTTCGTCGTCACCGACATTCATCGCGTCTTCGGCCGAGCAGGCGACGAGCTTCACCGCGGGACCGTCCCCACCGAGGAACCGCATCGGGTGATCGACCAATGGTTGAAACGCCGTCGCGATCTGCCGGGTGTTGCGCAGGTTGTGGTCGAGTACCAACGGGACCAGCGGCACCGGCGGTGAGCCGTGCCGGTTGAACACCCGCTGCCCCTCGTCGGTGAACAGGTACAGCCCACCGCTCTCGTCGTCCTTCAACGCCCCGAGCAGCGGATCCCACCACGCGTCGGCGAAGTCCTGCGCCTCGTCGACCACGATCGCGTCGAACCGTTGACCGGGCTCCAAACCTGCTGCCAGCTCGGCCATCTGGGCGGGCAGATCGTGCTCCCAGAACTGCACGGTGTCCTCGGTGCGCAGCGATTCGTCCGGGCCCTCGGGCGCACCCCACATCTTCCCGAGATCGTGGAACTCCCCGACATAGGCGGGCTGCTGGCGCCGCGGCCACCCACCGGTGATGCGCTCCAGGTACGAGGCC is part of the Mycobacterium adipatum genome and harbors:
- a CDS encoding IS3 family transposase (programmed frameshift) encodes the protein MAGRKRNSAEDIVRKLRRADELAAEGKTGEEIAAELQVSPATLYNWRRTYGGMDTDAAKELKELRDQNARLKRLLADAELEKDALREVAKGKILSPAAKRRAVDMLKETLGMSERLACKAVGLARSTYRRLPLAQTPTDPDADMRAWLRGYATKHPCHGFRRAWAALRYDERREVNKKKIHRLWREEGLQVKVVSPRKRAGVSSVPPILADAPKVVWAIDFQFDSTIDGKAIKIASMIDEHTRESLLNVVERSITGERLVEELTKVFAARGGPPKVLRMDNGPEMVSQALQRFCENKTGMVYIPPGCPWDNGYIESFNNRLRKECLNRNYWNTLFEARVVIGDFKHEHNHRHRHSALGYRTPAEYAAACRCTHTPVACSIN
- a CDS encoding nuclease-related domain-containing DEAD/DEAH box helicase, producing the protein MSTDVAGPRLANAAERRVHHLLVEQLGDDGVVIAGKRVTDHLKDHEVDFLVAIEGAGIVCVEVKGGDVWHDGQSWRQIRRGRECEIEPVRQAREACYALRSFVEHDPRWTQGRLRWDHVIVLPNTELPEDFGLADCPRWKAFDRNDLGDLVGRMRNNLHSQELDRPVLSADGVDQLMVSLSGRGLPQRDVVARALENEDAADVLTEHQSVILDAIRLLNRVEIRGGAGSGKTFLAMEQARRLARAGQRVALVCYSHGLASYLERITGGWPRRQQPAYVGEFHDLGKMWGAPEGPDESLRTEDTVQFWEHDLPAQMAELAAGLEPGQRFDAIVVDEAQDFADAWWDPLLGALKDDESGGLYLFTDEGQRVFNRHGSPPVPLVPLVLDHNLRNTRQIATAFQPLVDHPMRFLGGDGPAVKLVACSAEDAMNVGDDEVEILLEEGWRPEDVALLTTGTRHPEQRERQAAGSAAYWDSFWDAEQVFYGHVLGFKGLERRAVVLVVNEQSAFERSRERLYVGLSRARDQLVVCGDPEFIAAVGGADLARRLGIVD